The nucleotide window GCACGCCACTCTCGCCGCGCAGCACCCGCTGCCAAAGCTCTTCGACATTGCAGCCGAGTGAAGTGACGGCACCCAGGCCGGTAATAACGACACGACGGTTCATCACAAAACGGCGCCGACGCGCTCAGTTCGATTGGGGACTGCGCAAACCGCTCGACGGTGTGGCGGAATGCGATTTCGACAGTAGAACGGCGCTCACTTCTGAGCTTTTTCGATATGCTCGATAGCTTGGCCAACGGTTTGGATTTTCTCTGCCGCGTCGTCGGGAATATTGATATCGAACTCCTCTTCGAGTTCCATCACCAATTCCACCTGGTCGAGCGAATCCGCGCCCAAATCGTTCACAAAATTCGTCTCGGGCGTAATTTGCTCTTTGCTCACGCCCAATTGCGTGGCCACAATGTCGATTACACGTTCAGAAACGGTTGCCACCTGTGAGATCCTCCTGACACTTTGATCTTGATAACAGTAAAGGCCCAGACTTCGTTCGCCCTCATCCGCACGATGCAATGAGTTTGGAAAACGGTGTAAGTTGGGCAATTCGTTGAAAATTGATGGGTTTACGATCAGAAAGTCAAGGTATACCTTGTCTTGCAGCGGCTGTCTAGTCGATTTGGCCGGA belongs to Pirellulales bacterium and includes:
- the acpP gene encoding acyl carrier protein, which codes for MATVSERVIDIVATQLGVSKEQITPETNFVNDLGADSLDQVELVMELEEEFDINIPDDAAEKIQTVGQAIEHIEKAQK